The following DNA comes from Flavisolibacter ginsenosidimutans.
GATTTAGCCGAAATAAAAAAGATAAGAAGTGTTTGCGATGAACACGGCCTTGCCCTTCATCTTGACGGCGCACGATTGTTCAATGCGCTTGTAGCAAAAGGCGAATCAGCTGAAGATTACGGCAAAACCTTTCACAGCATTTCTATTTGCCTAAGCAAAAGTTTGGGTTGTCCGGTGGGCAGTTTGGTCATGGGAACAAAAGATTTTATCCGCAAAGCGCGGCGGGCAAGAAAAGCTTTCGGCGGTGGCATGAGGCAAGCCGGTTATTTGGCGGCAGCGGGCATTTATGCGTTAAAGAATAATATTGAAAGATTAACCGAAGACCACCAGCACGCAAAGCTTTTGGCCGAAGCGTTGAGTAAAAAAAATTTTGTGGAAACGGTTTTGCCGGTGGAAACCAACATCGTTATTTTTTCGGTGAGAGGACAATTTACACCGCAAAGCCTCGTGGCAAAACTGAAAGAACAAAACATATATTGGTACGCCATCTCTCCTACCCAGGTTCGCATTGTTACGCATTTGGACGTTACGCAAAATATGATTGAAAAAACAATCGACGCGATAAACGACCTTTAACCACAAACCTTATTTATGTTCCCGAAAATCAACCCCACAACCACGCAGGCCTGGAAGAATTTGGAAGACCACGCAGCGCAAATGAAAGAGGTGCAAATGAAATCTTTGTTTGCAGAAGATGCTGAACGCTTTCAAAAATACTCGCACCGCTTTCAGGATATTTTGATTGACTTTTCGAAGAACATTATTTCTGAAGAAACGCTTAAGCTTTTGCTTGCACTGGCAAATGAGTGCAAATTGAAAGAAGCCATTGCGGCCATGTTTGACGGCGAGTTGATTAACGAAACTGAACACCGCTCGGTCTTGCACACAGCGTTGCGTAATTTCTCCAGCAAAGCCGTTTACAGCGAGGGGAAAGACATCATGCCTGATGTAAAATCCGTGCAGGCGCAAATGAAAGCCTTTTGCGAAAAAATACACAGTGGGCAATGGAAAGGTTATACCGGCAAGAAAATAAAATACATCGTCAACATCGGCATTGGCGGCAGCGACCTCGGTCCTTTTATGGTTACTGAAGCCTTGAAGCCTTATTGGGTGGCAGGCATCCAGGCTTATTTTGTTTCCAACGTGGACGGCACACACATTGCCGAAACGCTGAAGAAAGTAACGCCGGATGAAACGCTTTTTCTTATTGCTTCAAAAACCTTCACCACGCAGGAAACCATGACCAATGCGCACACGGCGAGAGAATGGTTTTTGGCTTCAGCGAAAGATGAAACGCAAATTGCCAAACATTTTGCAGCGCTTTCCACCAACGAAAAAGAAGTGGTGAAGTTTGGTATTGACAAGGCCAACATGTTCCAGTTTTGGGATTGGGTGGGCGGCCGTTATTCGTTGTGGAGCGCCATTGGATTATCAATTGCACTAACCATCGGTTACGACAGTTTTGAAGAGTTGTTGAGAGGCGCTTATTCAGTTGACGAACATTTTCGCTCAACAACTTTTGAAAAAAACATTCCGGTATTAATGGCGCTTATTTCGCTTTGGTACATTAACTTTTTTGGCGTACAAACAGAGGCCATTCTTCCGTACGATCAATACCTGCATCGTTTTGCGGCTTACTTTCAACAAGGTAACATGGAGAGCAACGGCAAAAGCGTTGATCGCAACGGTGAAGAAGTGGAGTATGCCACAGGGCCAATCATTTGGGGCGAACCGGGTACAAACGGCCAGCACGCTTTTTACCAATTGATCCACCAGGGCACTGTGTTAATTCCCTGCGATTTCATTGCGCCAGCGCAAACACACAATCCGCTCGGCGATCATCATGCAAAACTTCTTTCCAACTTTTTTGCGCAAACCGAAGCCCTAATGAACGGCAAAACCGAAGAAGAAGTGGAAGAAGAATTACGCAAATCGGGAAAGAACCCAACTGAAATTGCAAGACTATCTCCCTTCAAAATATTCAACGGCAACCGGCCTACCAATTCCATCTTGGTGAAGAAGATAACGCCGACCACATTAGGCCAGTTGATTGCTTTTTATGAACACAAAATTTTTGTGCAGGGCGTTGTCTGGAACATTTTTTCTTTTGATCAATGGGGCGTTGAATTGGGAAAACAACTGGCCAATACGATTTTGCCGGAGTTAGAAAACGAAGCGAAAATTTCTTCGCATGATTCATCAACGAACGGATTGATCAATGCCTTTAAACAAATGCGCTGACGTTATTGGTATTCCGGCGATGCAAGTTCAGTGAGTGATTTTATAACAATGTAAAAAGGTTTGTTGCCGCTTCTCCCTTTTAGCAGGATGCCTTGTTGAGCTGCCTGCGGTAATTTTTCTTTTTTCTGATCATCAGCTAATTCAAGCCTCCACAGTGTATTACTGTTACCAGGCGCTATCACAATTTTTCCGTTGTCTTTTTTCGCTGTCCCTACAATTTCCTCTTTATTTATTTGAGAAGGTATCAATGCAAAAGACCGTCCGTTTTTCCAGGCCCGCTCCCATTTTACTGTTTTACTTTTTGTTTCAACGTAAAGGGTAAAAACCGTATCACGACTGGCGTTCAGTGGATTGCCGCTGTCATCCACAGCTATTGTTCCAGGCGTCGGTATCATAAAATAGCCGCGGGCTTTTACCACCTCTTTGTTCGTTTGGCCGCATGCCTGCAAAAAGGAAAAAGCAAAAGAAAAAATGAAGGGAAAAGCTTTGTTCATGTTTGCAATTTATCAATAAAAACAAAAGGCTGGCCAAACAGGCCAGCCTTAAAAGGGAGAGAGCAGTTCTTATTGCTTTATTAACTTATTGACAAAGATTTCTCCATCAATCACCGTGCGCAATACGTAAGTGCCGTTGCTTAAGTTAACCGACAGCGGCCAGCGAATTTGTCCTGAAGGGTTGGCGATTTGCTTTTCAGCCAATACCGCACCGTTCAAACCAACCAATTGTAGTTTGGCGCCTGCGCCTTGTTTGGCAAAGCGAACGTCGAGATAACTGCTGAAGGGATTATTCACGACCGTTACATTTTGAACCGCCGAGGAGTAATTGATCAAAACAACGTTGCTGTATTTGTAGCGGCCGTCGTTGTCGTTCAAACGCAGACGGTAATAGTTCAAGGGACTCAAATTCTGATCGCGGAAAGAATAATCCTTCTTCGTGTTGCTTGTTCCTGCAGCGTTCACCGAACCAATCTTGTAATAGTTCGTGCCGTCCGTTGATTTTTCCACATCAAAGTTGCGGGAATTTTGCTCCGACGATGTGCTCCAGCTTAAGGAAGCCGCGTTGTTATTTAATCGTCCTTCAAACGTCAGCAAGGTGATTGGTAGTGGATTTACACCTGGAATGCCCGCAGCAAAGCCAGAAAATCCACTCGCGAACGTTGCCGTTAACGTATAATCAGAGCCAAAAGTTCCGAATGTCGGCGTTACAACTTCTACTGCGTTCGCACCATCCGGGGCCGGCGTTCCGGGTGTATAATTCTTGATTTGGCTTTTTACTTTGACGAGTTGGATATTGTTCCAGCTTTGACCGGTCGCAGCTTCCCAACCTGCCTTTTCTGCCGCTGTATAGTACAGCGTAATTTGATATTGACCTGAGGGGTTGTTGGTAGTGGGCACAACCTGCAATGTTTTCGACGTAAGGTAATTCGATGGGTTGTTGTTCCAAAAAGCAACGGCACTACTACCAGCTCTATCTATACTCACTTGCGTGCAACCATAATCACCTCCCCCTGTGTTTTGAATGCGGGCAATGATTTTAGAACCATTATAAAAATACACATCGGCGTTTCCGGGCAGGGTAGCCGTTTTGGTTGCACTCGCAGACGTTTCTACGGTATTGGCAACAACATCGGCCGTGAATGTAACCACTGGCTTAATACCGCTTGCATAATAACCAACGGAAGTATAATTAGTACCGCAGTTAATGTTATTTTGCCAAATCATGTTTCCCTGTGAAGCACCACCGCCGTCAGCATAACCCTGTAATATATCCGCTGCATTGGTAGCGGTCGAGCCGTTGTCGTAGCACACTTCAACTACTACGTTGCTGGTGCCGTCCCATATAAAAGGCGCATCCAGTACAAAAGCGTTCAATCCGTTTACTGTCGAGTAAGAACTAAGCGTTTTGTAGGTTGTGGTGGATACCGCGTTTACGCCGCCATCAACAAGATAAGGAATTGATGTCGATCCCATTTTTATATTGAGGTTACTAAAGGCGCGGGTACTATTTTTTGTGAGATAAAGTCCGACCGATGTGATGCTACCAGCCGTCAAACCCACTGCATTTAGCTCAGAAGCCTTATACAAAAATTGCGCTTTGTTACTTTGAAGAGACGCATTGAATGGATTAGCAGATGCGGCCGAACCAAGATTGTATTGATATGTTCCTAACGTTCCAGATAATGACACTGTCGGTGTTGGCGCAAAGTCGTTATCCTTAATTGTGATAGTATAGGTGCTGTAAGAACCTGCGAACGCATCCGTTGAACCCGAAACAGCAAACGATATTGTAAACGTTTCATCTGGCTCAACTGCGGCATCGTCATATACGCGAACGGTAATGTTTTGCGACGCTTTTGATCCAGAAGGAAATGTGTGTTGTTTTGCACTATTTGCGAAACTACCGTTTGCTGTATAATCGAAATCAACACCTTCAGTAGCGGTATTTCCTGGCTTTAAAGAATAAGTAACAGTTGCGTCACCTGAAGGGGCGGTAACAGGCGTAACGGGAATAACATAATCAGTGTATCCACGACAATCAGTAGTGCCGGTCGTGCTTTCCGAATATGTAATATTAGACGCATTAAATCGAAGTTCCGGCAATGCAGGAATTACGGCTGTAAACAAGCCGCGTCCATGTGTAGCGGCAACAACGGTATTATCGCTCAGGCGCATTTTGAGCACGTCGGTACGAACCGTAGGAAAGTTGATGTCCGCATTCCACACCGTGCTGGAACCGTTGACCGCATCGGTGCTGTAAACACCGGCTTCAGTAGCCAGGAAAATGCGGCTGTTGTTTTGCGGATCAAACAAGGCCCAACGCACGGGCATGTCGGGCAGGTTGCCGTCAATCTTCGTCCACGACGTACCGCCGTCGGTGCTGTAAAAAACATGGCTCACCCCGTAGTTGGAAAAAGTGGCAACGAGATAATTATCCGAAGAACCGGTGTTGACGCAGCTAAGGTTTGCCGCAGGGAAGGACGTACCGGTTATGTTGGTGATGTTGGTGGAAGCAGTTGCCGAGGTAACGGTTTTGGCGTTATCAAGCCGGATTAATTTACCCGTGTTACTTCCGATAAAAACACGGTCTTTAGTAAACGGTGATACTTTAAATACAGACGGCGTTCCTGTTAACCCTGCAAGCGATACAAGGGTGGCGCCGGTGCTGGTATTGGCATCGGCCCAACGCAGCATTTGTCCCGAAGCCCAAGTAGCGTACAATACGTTTTGCCCGTCATCGTAATCATACGGATTAACGAACATGCCGTTGTTGTTGCCAAACGTTACACTCGACCAACTGTTGCCGCCATCGGTACTGCGCCGGTAGGTATTGTAAACATAGCTACCAAACTGAATTTGCGGATTTTGCTGGTTGATGTGCACCATACAGCCATCGCCTCCGTAAACTTCGGTTGAAAAACTTAGACCCGGGTTGGAAAAAGCGTGTACACCGTTGTCCTGTGCCCCTGCAATCAGGTAGGGCGAACCCGCCGTTGGGTGAATGCCCGCGTCATAAAATTGTTTAATGGCGAGATTGCGGTTCTTGTCAATGAAGGTAGCGCCGCCGTCATTCGAAAGAAATACGCCGCCGTCACATCCAATAACGATCCGGCTTTGTGCGCCAACCATCCACCATTGTATAAAATGATGGTCAGCATGTACATAGGGGTTACCATTTGCCCAATATGTTTGACGTGTAACCGTAGAGCCACTGTTAGTTGATTTATAAGCGTCAACACCGCCCACTAAAAATTCATTGGAATTGGACGGGTTAATGGCTAAAGTTAAATCGTACCAGCCTTGTGTATTGGTAAGGCTGGTTGTATAAGCGGTCGTGTTTTGCTTCGTCCAGGTAGCGCCGCCGTCAACCGATTTATAACAACTGTCAACGTTATTGTTATTTGTCGTTGAAATGCTGTTGGTAGTAACTGCGTATAACACATTTCCCTGCACAGCCAATTCCAGTCTGTTGGCTATCACGGATGAATTGATTCGAATGCCCGTGCTGGCATTCCAGCCAGAGGCGGGTGTTACGTTAGCAGGATCGTCTGTGTATTGGTGTTGCACCGTCGAGGCAGAATAGCCAAAACTCGCATGTAAGCGTCCCGTGCTGCTGATTTCAATGTCGGTGCAAATGCCATTTCCACTTGTCCGTACCGTTGGCGTAATCTCCTGCCATGAAGCACCGCCGTCCTTGGAACGGTACAGGCCAGAGGCGGACGAGACGGGTGGACTTGTATTTCTGTTGGCTAGATAGACATTGCCGGTAGCGTCGCAAACAATTTTAAAAACACGTAGGAATACGGTTGGCGAAGGCGCTATTGTAGAAGCAAGCCTCGTCCAGGTAGTTCCACCATCCGTTGACTTCCAAACGCCGCCGCCGTAGACAGCATCGGCGTTGCCTGTAGCTTCGCCTGTAGAGAAATACATAACGGAAGAATTTGCAGGGTTTTGGCAGATGGAAGAAATGGCAAGGTTGTCAAAACGGTCGTCAATGGCTTGCCAATTGGGAATGGAGGAAAGGAAATTTGTACACTTCCACAAACCACCGGCAATGCCGCCGCAAAAAACGGTGTTACCGGACGGGTCATTTAGTGTATCAACCAAAATTGCTGCTGTACGGCCGGCTGTGTAGTTGGTGCCGGTGCCGCGGTTGTTGCCGTTGGGCCCTACCAAATCATAAACAGGACCTCTTTCCGTCCACGAAAGATTGGCCAACGTATTGGCTGCGCGGTTTAACCGCCCCTGTTGTTTTGATCGTTGCGAAACATCAATGGCAGTCGTCATGCGCTCCATCGGAACATAACCTAGTGATGGATCTTTGATCCTTTCAAATTCAAACTGTTCGCGTGCCGCGGCACCATCGTAGCCATCCTTTTCTTCATCCTCGCCCCCGCCTATTTTCCCTTGAATGATTTGATCTCGCTGTAGATTTTGGTTTCTTTCAATTGGCTTTCTTAAGAAAAACCAACACGCGGCAATTGTGGCGAGCGTCGCGCCAAAAAGTAAATATTTTCTCATATCCAGTAATTTTCAGCAATATATTGTTTTGTATAAAATAAAACCCCAACGAATCGTTGGGGTTTTAAAAATATTCTGTGAACGCGTTTTACCATTTATCCACCTCGTCCGACGATGGCGCAGCCACCGGAGAACTAACCGAAATTTCTGCTGAATGAACAGGCGTACTAAGCTCCACATTCACATCATCGCTATGATCTTCGCCTTCTACCTCGTCGTGGTTGTATGCATCAAAATCAAAATCGGGCATCAACTGCGTTTTCACGTGGTCAACGGCTTCGGTTAATGCTTTGAGGAATTTGTTGAAATCTTCTTTGTAAAGAAAAATCTTGTGGCGGTCGTAGCCGTTGTCGTTAAAACGCTTTCGGCTTTCGGTGATGGTGAGATAATAATCATTGCCCCGCGTTGCCCGTACATCAAAGAAATAAGTGCGGCGTTTGCCGGCGCGGATTCTTTTGCTGTAGATGCTTTCCATTTTCTTTTCGTTGTTGTCGTACGCCACAGTTATAATTTTTACGAATGATGAATTGTTTTGGTGCAGTCGTTCACAAATATAAAAACGTTTTTTAAACGGCCAAATATGCGCTTAGTTTTCTTGCGGATCTTCTTCCTGCAACTGGCGCTGGTACATGGCAAAGTACAAGCCTCGCTTTTGCAACAATTCCTCGTGCGTGCCCTGTTCCTTTAATTCGCCTTCTTCCAGTACAATAATTCTGTCAAAGCCAAACAACTGGAAAACGCGGTGTGTGATGAACAAGGAGGTTCTTCCTTTTAAATGTGAAACAAGGTTGGTCATAATTTCTTTTTCGGTGCGGGCATCTACCGCGCTGAGGCAATCGTCAAAAATCATGATGGGCGATGCTTTCAGCAAACCTCTTGCAATGGAAATGCGTTGCTTTTGCCCGCCGCTCAGCGTTACGCCGCGTTCGCCAATTTCCGTATCGTATCCTTTGGAGAAGCTTTCAATATCACGATGCACAACAGCCAGTTTGGCCGCTTCTTGTACTTGCTCTTTGTCCATCCATTTGGTGCCGAAAGCAATGTTGGCGGCAACGCTATCGCTAAACAAAAATCCATCTTGCGGAACATAGCTCATTTGCTCCCGTAAACGGCCAAGATTGATTTTATCAATGGGCACATCGTCCAGTAAAATTCGTCCTTCGGTAACGTCGTACAACCGAAGAATTAACTGGATGAGCGTTGTCTTTCCGCTGCCTGTGCGGCCCACCACGGCCACACGTTCGCCGGCGCGAATGTGCAGGTTTAATTTTTTGACGGCTTCGATGCCGGTATGCGCATACGTAAACGAAACGTTTTCAAGTTTAATGTCGCCGGTTAAGGCGATGTCTTTTGCCTCCGCCGGCGAAGCAATGGACGGTTCTGTTTGCAAAAATTCGTTCAACCTTTTTTGCGAAGCCGATGCCCGCTGAATCATGCTGGCCGTCCAGCCGATGGCGCTAACGGGAAAGGTGAGCATGTTGATGTAAATGACGAATTCAACGATGGTATCAATGCCCATTTCGCGATGACCGTTGATGTAATAAATGCCCCCGATCATGATGGTGAGCAAGGTGCTTAAGCCGATGAGCAAAGTCATTGAAGGAAAATACATTGATTCCACCTTGGCAAGGCTTGTTGCGCCGCTGCGGTACTTTTCGCTCGAC
Coding sequences within:
- a CDS encoding DUF3276 family protein encodes the protein MAYDNNEKKMESIYSKRIRAGKRRTYFFDVRATRGNDYYLTITESRKRFNDNGYDRHKIFLYKEDFNKFLKALTEAVDHVKTQLMPDFDFDAYNHDEVEGEDHSDDVNVELSTPVHSAEISVSSPVAAPSSDEVDKW
- the pgi gene encoding glucose-6-phosphate isomerase, which gives rise to MFPKINPTTTQAWKNLEDHAAQMKEVQMKSLFAEDAERFQKYSHRFQDILIDFSKNIISEETLKLLLALANECKLKEAIAAMFDGELINETEHRSVLHTALRNFSSKAVYSEGKDIMPDVKSVQAQMKAFCEKIHSGQWKGYTGKKIKYIVNIGIGGSDLGPFMVTEALKPYWVAGIQAYFVSNVDGTHIAETLKKVTPDETLFLIASKTFTTQETMTNAHTAREWFLASAKDETQIAKHFAALSTNEKEVVKFGIDKANMFQFWDWVGGRYSLWSAIGLSIALTIGYDSFEELLRGAYSVDEHFRSTTFEKNIPVLMALISLWYINFFGVQTEAILPYDQYLHRFAAYFQQGNMESNGKSVDRNGEEVEYATGPIIWGEPGTNGQHAFYQLIHQGTVLIPCDFIAPAQTHNPLGDHHAKLLSNFFAQTEALMNGKTEEEVEEELRKSGKNPTEIARLSPFKIFNGNRPTNSILVKKITPTTLGQLIAFYEHKIFVQGVVWNIFSFDQWGVELGKQLANTILPELENEAKISSHDSSTNGLINAFKQMR
- the ltaE gene encoding low-specificity L-threonine aldolase, coding for MIDYRSDTVTKPSKAMLEAMFSAPVGDDVFGEDPSINELENLAATMFGMEAALFCPSGTMTNQIAIKCHTQPGDEVICDVTSHIYQYEGGGIAANSGSQVKLIQGDRGRITAEQVRESINADDVHKARTTLVSLENTSNRGGGSCYDLAEIKKIRSVCDEHGLALHLDGARLFNALVAKGESAEDYGKTFHSISICLSKSLGCPVGSLVMGTKDFIRKARRARKAFGGGMRQAGYLAAAGIYALKNNIERLTEDHQHAKLLAEALSKKNFVETVLPVETNIVIFSVRGQFTPQSLVAKLKEQNIYWYAISPTQVRIVTHLDVTQNMIEKTIDAINDL
- a CDS encoding ABC transporter ATP-binding protein, whose amino-acid sequence is MKHLSALNKYFWKYRVRLIIGVFFVVVSNYFGVLAPQITGYIIDFVQRNLPGYVAKAKKPSYDVSVKAFIRWIEGIHLQPIKIVLFSGVLILALALLRGFFMFLMRQTLIVMSRHIEYDQKNEVFDHYQKLDASFYKTHSTGDLMSRMAEDVSRVRQFTGPAIMYFTNLVTLIGMSVFFMWKRDAELTLYVLSPLPILAVTIYIVNTIIHKKSEAVQAALGALTSTAQQAYSGIRVIKSFVQEDAMFKAFEASSEKYRSGATSLAKVESMYFPSMTLLIGLSTLLTIMIGGIYYINGHREMGIDTIVEFVIYINMLTFPVSAIGWTASMIQRASASQKRLNEFLQTEPSIASPAEAKDIALTGDIKLENVSFTYAHTGIEAVKKLNLHIRAGERVAVVGRTGSGKTTLIQLILRLYDVTEGRILLDDVPIDKINLGRLREQMSYVPQDGFLFSDSVAANIAFGTKWMDKEQVQEAAKLAVVHRDIESFSKGYDTEIGERGVTLSGGQKQRISIARGLLKASPIMIFDDCLSAVDARTEKEIMTNLVSHLKGRTSLFITHRVFQLFGFDRIIVLEEGELKEQGTHEELLQKRGLYFAMYQRQLQEEDPQEN